In the genome of Bacillota bacterium, the window AGATATTTATATCCCTTATCGTGCTTGTTGTCCGGCACATCATAACTTGAATCAGGTTCCAATACCCATAAGTACTCCATAACCTCACTCCTATTTTACAATATTTTGACAATATTTTCAATGCAATTTTATCAGAACAAATGTTTTTCAATAATATTTTGAGCACTTCTATCAGTAGTAACGGGTTCCTTTTGTTGCCAATCATTCGCGATTTTTCTCCAGTCAATCTCTCGTTTAATTTCATTTCCAGCGTTGTCTTTTCTACACCATACTTCCCAAAAATCCGGATCATCAGAATGAGGGCGCTTCTCCATCGATAAATCATTCATTCTATATAGCATCAGTATGGATATAATTTTCTAACTCTCTCTTTGACGTCGAAAATGCAATAGAACCATCATTTCGTCTATTAATTTCATCACATACAGAAATCAAAAACCCAATCCCCTTATTTCATCCTCAGTAAATCCGGTAATATAGCTAATCTGCTTGATATCCATACCAATAGCAAGCAGTTTCTTTGCCACTTCTATTTTAGCATTTCTTTCGCCCTCAGCCATACCCTCAGCTCTGCCTTCTATCCTGCCCTGCATTTTCATCTCTTCTCTCATGTTTCGTATCGCTATCTCTAAGGCGTAAACCATTTCATCAACCTCCTTGCTTTCATCAATAATCTTTTCTATTTCTACTTTTTCCTTTGCTGTCATCCCTGATACTGCAATATTTTTAAGCCATACCATAAACAGCCTGAGTTCATCTTCGCTAAGGTCCTTTAGCTTCCGAGTCAGTATCTTTAGCCTCCTGATTATTTCATCGTACCAGGGCTTCTGGTCTATGTAAAATACTGAGCCGATTAAATTGCCCAGTTGTAAAAGTTCTTCTTCATCATACCTTGCCACATCAAATAGCATATACTTAAAGTCAAGCATGTAATCCTCAAATAATTCGTTCCCTGAAAGCAGCTCCTTAAAGCTTGTGCATGCCGTCCATTTGTACTGCCCGTTGTAGATTACACAAGGTATTATTGCCGGGAGAGAAAAACCTTTCCTTGCATGTGCTTTTTCCCCAGTATCTTTTAATATAGCCCGCCATATCTCCACCATGTATTGAAGCAGCCTGTACGGCATTTGATAATCTACGGTGCTTTGCAATTCCACCAGTATATAAAAGAATACTTCTTTTCCGTCAATCCTCGCCCTGTATATCAAATCCGCTTCCTTGCCGTTAAAATCCTGCAGTATGAACGACCTGTTTATTTGCTCCAAGCTGTCCTCGTCAATTCTATGCACCCAATCCTGGCGCACAAAGCTTTTCAAAAGCTGCAAAAATACTTTCTTTACCGATAGAATATACTTATATCCCTTATCGTGCCTGTTGTCCGGCACATCATATTTTGAATCAGGCTCCAATACCCATAAGTACTCCATGACCTCACTCCTATTCTACAGTAATTTGACAATATTTTCAATACAATTATAACCGAACTAATGTTCTGTGTCAAGAAAAACTTGTATATTTTTGTAAAATTTGAATATAAAAAAATAAATATTTATTTAAGAGTTCAACTTAATTATAAATACTGATTACTTAAAGAAAATAACGCGAAAGAAATCGGATACTCACTAAAACTCACTAAATATGAAGTTCCTTTTAAATCAATTGGTATATTCGTAAATTCAATCACTATATTTTACCCAACCCATTTTATGCAATTTATCCTTATTGGCATTATAAATATCTTCTTTCATGTTTATGCATAACAATTTTCTTGGCCTGGTCATAGCTACATACGCTATTTTTAAATGTTTTACTTCTTTTTCATTTATTTTTTCATTCCTTTCGCCATTTAAAAAATTAATAATATAGTTAATACTATCTTTATGATATTTTGTTTCAAGGTATAACGTTGCTGTATGCGTTTCCCCTTTAACTCCATGCACCGTGTCTAGTTCAATCTTTACATCATCATACTCATAAATATTATTGTAATTATTGCTTGCTGCACTCGTATTGACTGAAATTACATTATCACCAGTGGTCATACCGGAAATAAACTTACAAACCTCTTCATTCTTATTAAGTGAAGTTTTAAAAACCTTTTTTAAGAGTTTATCAACAAATGTGGTAAATCCACTTAATATTTCTTCATTATTCTCTAATTTTATTATGCACTTCACAAAAAAATAAGTCATTTTATCGTATATTTCTTTATAATTGTCATTTAAATATTCAAGAAAACCGGTCTTGGAATAATACCTGTTGTTTTCATTTTTACATTCCAATAATCTTAATACTTTTAATATGGCATTAATAAACATATTAAAATATACCTTAATTCCGTATTTTTTAACAATACTGGAATCAATTTTTCTTAAATACTCGGGTAATGAGGGATAATCCTTATTAATATTACTTTTATTATAAGATTTTTTAAATTTGCTGCAATACCTGGTAATGCATAAATCTGGGTGATGTTTCTTTCCAACCATTCCCACCGCTTTAAAAACAGGTTTTTCTTCCTCAAGCAAATTATGTTTTTTTATTAGTTTTGCAAAACATTTCAAAACATTACTTACGTCATCTTTATAGGTGATAATAGTAGGGAGAATATCTTCTTCTCCATAACCTTCCATTTTGTATGGAGTTATTGCCAAGCAATCTGTTACTTTTGCGATATTATTGCTAAACCTTTTGCTATTATTAATCACTATGGGATTACTAGGTTTCCAGACTCCACCCGCCCCTAAGCTATCATAAATTGCTTGATTTGTATCTCCAAAGCATTGATATATAACTTTGCTTTTATCAAATATATTAGACAATATTTCATTTTGTATATTTTTTGTATCCTGCATCTCATCAATAAAGACAAATGCGAACCTGTTATTAAAAAGCGGCCTAAGCAAATCTTTAAATTCTCTTGAATACCTTAACGCCAGTCCATCAGCTTCATTATAGGAAATTATACCTTGTTTTATTAAAGCTTCAATAAGATTCCAGTACTCTTTATATGAATCACTTATATTACTTACATTATATTTTAAAAATTGAGATTCCGTTCCTTCTACATTTATAAGTATCTCTCCCGTTAAATAATCTATTCTTAGGCTTTTTAACATTTCTTCTTTTGCCTTGTTTATTACATCCTGGTTTCCCTCCTTAGTATCTTTATCAAGTTTTGCATATAGATAACCATTTAAATTTTTAACTTTGTACTTCATTCTCCTGAAACATTGAACCAGTTTAAAACCAAATTCTTCTTTTTCCAATACCCTGCACGGCCTAACACCGTAATATTTTATGCTTGCAGGAATTGCCAAATACCTGTCTATAAACGATTGAATTGTACCGACAAAGTTGGGATAGGACAATATGACATTAGCTTCTACTCCTAATTTATCTTTTATCTCATTTATGGCAACATTTGTATGCGTTAAGACACATATTCCCTTATTATCATCCAGCGGTATTTTCCTAGCCAATATAATTAACTTAGCCAATAAAACAGTGGTTTTACCACTCCCCGGGCAAGCAACAACATCTCTGCTATCCATACACTTTATTGCTTCTCTACGTTTATCATCGAATGATTCCCTCAATTTTAGTACTCTTTCGGAGTAAATTATGTCCTCATCGGTTATGATCAAGTTCATCATTTTTGCCCCCTGGTTACATAATCAATAGCGTCAACTATGTATTTCAAATATATATCGTTACGTATATTTTTTATTTCTTCATCACTGAAATTGCTTTCTGACAAAATTTTCGCAAAACACTGGGCAACTACTGCTTTTGAAATACTTTTCCTGATAACAACTTTTTCCGTAATGTTTTTTGCTATTTCAAACATATCCAAATTATTCCATGATTGAATTTCTTCACGAGCTTCTTCCAAGTATTCCGTGCTTTCCTTTATGGTTTGTCCATCTTTTTTATCTAATTT includes:
- a CDS encoding Rpn family recombination-promoting nuclease/putative transposase gives rise to the protein MEYLWVLEPDSKYDVPDNRHDKGYKYILSVKKVFLQLLKSFVRQDWVHRIDEDSLEQINRSFILQDFNGKEADLIYRARIDGKEVFFYILVELQSTVDYQMPYRLLQYMVEIWRAILKDTGEKAHARKGFSLPAIIPCVIYNGQYKWTACTSFKELLSGNELFEDYMLDFKYMLFDVARYDEEELLQLGNLIGSVFYIDQKPWYDEIIRRLKILTRKLKDLSEDELRLFMVWLKNIAVSGMTAKEKVEIEKIIDESKEVDEMVYALEIAIRNMREEMKMQGRIEGRAEGMAEGERNAKIEVAKKLLAIGMDIKQISYITGFTEDEIRGLGF
- a CDS encoding UvrD-helicase domain-containing protein, with translation MMNLIITDEDIIYSERVLKLRESFDDKRREAIKCMDSRDVVACPGSGKTTVLLAKLIILARKIPLDDNKGICVLTHTNVAINEIKDKLGVEANVILSYPNFVGTIQSFIDRYLAIPASIKYYGVRPCRVLEKEEFGFKLVQCFRRMKYKVKNLNGYLYAKLDKDTKEGNQDVINKAKEEMLKSLRIDYLTGEILINVEGTESQFLKYNVSNISDSYKEYWNLIEALIKQGIISYNEADGLALRYSREFKDLLRPLFNNRFAFVFIDEMQDTKNIQNEILSNIFDKSKVIYQCFGDTNQAIYDSLGAGGVWKPSNPIVINNSKRFSNNIAKVTDCLAITPYKMEGYGEEDILPTIITYKDDVSNVLKCFAKLIKKHNLLEEEKPVFKAVGMVGKKHHPDLCITRYCSKFKKSYNKSNINKDYPSLPEYLRKIDSSIVKKYGIKVYFNMFINAILKVLRLLECKNENNRYYSKTGFLEYLNDNYKEIYDKMTYFFVKCIIKLENNEEILSGFTTFVDKLLKKVFKTSLNKNEEVCKFISGMTTGDNVISVNTSAASNNYNNIYEYDDVKIELDTVHGVKGETHTATLYLETKYHKDSINYIINFLNGERNEKINEKEVKHLKIAYVAMTRPRKLLCINMKEDIYNANKDKLHKMGWVKYSD